The following DNA comes from Pseudomonas marginalis.
CACTGCTATCGGGAGCAAGCCCCCTCCCACATTTTTTGACCGAGTCAGGCTTGGGCTCGGGTGCTTTTTTCGATCAGGCACATGGGGGTGCCGGCCACCGGTTCGCTCATGATCTGCACCTGCACCTCAAACACCTGGCGCATCAATTCGGCACTGATCACCTGTGCCGGCGCGCCATCGGCCACCAGCTTGCCGGCGTGCATCACCGCCAGGTGGTCGGCGTAGCGGCAGGCCTGGTTGATGTCGTGGAGCACGGTGATCACGGTCTTGCCTTCGGCGGCCAGTTCGCCCATCAGGTCGAGCAGTTCGACCTGGTGGCTGATGTCGAGGTAGGTGGTGGGTTCGTCGAGCAGCACCACGGGGGCATTCTGTGCCAGGACCATGGCCAGCCAGGCGCGTTGACGCTGGCCGCCGGACAGGTCCGCCAGGGCGCGGTCGGCCAGGTTGTCGAGCTCCAGGCGTTGCATGGCTTGGGTCACATGGGCCCGGTCATTGCCGCTCAGGCGTCCCCACAACGAGTTGTGCGGGCTGCGGCCGTAGGCGACCAACTGGCGCACGCTGACGCCTTCGGGCACCGGCAGCACTTGGGGCAGGAATGCAATGTGCCGGGCCAGTTGGCGGGCGGACAGGCTGGCGTAGGCCTGGCCATCCAGGCTCAGCTCACCTTGCGTGGGCTTGAGGATGCGCGCAAACGCCTTGAGCAAGGTGGACTTGCCGCAGCCATTGGGGCCGATTAACGCGGTGACTTTTCCCGTCGGCGGCGTAAACGACAGCCTCTGCACGATGGGTGTGGCGCCGTAGCCGATATCCAGCGCGCGTGCTTGAAGAATACTCATGTCATCAGCCCTTGAACCGTGCCAGCAACCAAAGAAAATACGGTGCGCCAATCACCGCCGTAAGCACCCCGGCGGGGATTTCGCTGGGCGCGATCAGCGTGCGCCCGAGGGTGTCGGCCAGCACCAGTAACAGCGCGCCGATCAGCATCGCCGCCGGCAGCAGGTACTGGTGATGCCCACCGACCAGGCGCCGTGCCATATGCGGTGCGACCAGGCCGATAAAGCCGATCGGCCCGATCACGCCCACGCCCAGGCTGGTGAGCAGCACCGCGCAGGCCATCGCCAGCCAGCGTGTGCGGTTCAGTGCGGTGCCCAGGCTGTGGGCCGCCTCATCGCCGAGGGCGATCAGGTTCAGCGGTTTGGCCAGGCACAGCCCCAGCGGGATCAACACCAGGAACGGCAGCACCAGCGCTACATGGTGCCAGTTGC
Coding sequences within:
- the fecE gene encoding Fe(3+) dicitrate ABC transporter ATP-binding protein FecE; this encodes MSILQARALDIGYGATPIVQRLSFTPPTGKVTALIGPNGCGKSTLLKAFARILKPTQGELSLDGQAYASLSARQLARHIAFLPQVLPVPEGVSVRQLVAYGRSPHNSLWGRLSGNDRAHVTQAMQRLELDNLADRALADLSGGQRQRAWLAMVLAQNAPVVLLDEPTTYLDISHQVELLDLMGELAAEGKTVITVLHDINQACRYADHLAVMHAGKLVADGAPAQVISAELMRQVFEVQVQIMSEPVAGTPMCLIEKSTRAQA